One genomic region from Natrinema caseinilyticum encodes:
- a CDS encoding DUF7556 family protein: MAPNAKPVGRPIDASSDVVAAIDEIDGRSHLVIADIGCDNAWIAMSTSQTSVLDDER, from the coding sequence ATGGCACCCAACGCGAAACCAGTCGGACGGCCGATTGATGCATCGAGCGATGTGGTGGCAGCGATCGACGAAATCGACGGCCGGTCGCACCTCGTCATCGCCGACATCGGTTGTGACAACGCCTGGATCGCGATGTCGACGTCCCAAACGTCGGTTTTAGACGACGAACGATAA
- a CDS encoding DUF2196 domain-containing protein translates to MSDERPTSAELRQGVTVELVQGDQDVRSGDTEPIVGEVATVYGDDPEGPQVELKNGAVGHVLSVVADE, encoded by the coding sequence ATGTCCGACGAACGACCGACGTCGGCCGAATTGCGCCAGGGAGTCACCGTCGAGCTAGTCCAGGGGGATCAGGACGTCCGGTCCGGCGATACGGAGCCGATAGTCGGCGAGGTCGCCACGGTTTACGGCGACGACCCTGAAGGGCCGCAGGTGGAACTGAAAAACGGCGCCGTCGGACACGTCCTGTCGGTCGTCGCCGACGAATAA
- a CDS encoding universal stress protein, with product MVTQTLVAMDDSPQASAALSYALEEFPESAVTALHVIRLPEGYWTSFTDSETELPGYESAQEHARELLETAERTAAERDRELETVVETGKPGREIIDYAVENGFDQIVIGSHGRTGVDRVLLGSVSEQVVRRAPMTVAVVHEQLDQ from the coding sequence ATGGTCACGCAAACCCTCGTCGCGATGGACGATTCTCCGCAAGCCTCGGCCGCGCTTTCGTACGCGCTCGAAGAGTTCCCCGAATCCGCGGTGACGGCGCTGCACGTCATTCGGCTCCCGGAAGGGTACTGGACGTCGTTTACCGATTCGGAGACGGAGTTACCGGGGTACGAGAGCGCACAGGAGCACGCCCGCGAACTGCTGGAAACGGCTGAACGGACGGCCGCGGAGCGCGACCGAGAACTCGAGACGGTCGTCGAAACGGGGAAGCCGGGACGAGAGATCATCGATTACGCGGTCGAAAACGGGTTCGACCAGATCGTTATCGGAAGCCACGGACGAACTGGTGTCGACCGGGTCTTGCTCGGGAGCGTATCCGAACAGGTGGTCCGTCGGGCACCGATGACCGTCGCCGTCGTTCACGAACAGCTCGATCAGTAG
- a CDS encoding phosphoribosyltransferase, which translates to MFDDRTDAGERLAAELEGRGLDADVVLGIPRGALPVARPVADALDADLDVVVARKMGAPRNPELALGAVASDGSVWYNDDLIDRLGVSEEYVEEVRAEEAENARRKADRYRESEGRPELRGKRVVVVDDGVATGATATACLRQIRQTDAEWVALAVPVGSPRSVDDLEREADEVIAVETPGDFRAVGQYYRNFGQVTDEAAIEYLRSASDRDA; encoded by the coding sequence ATGTTCGACGACAGAACCGACGCCGGCGAACGACTCGCAGCGGAACTCGAGGGCCGCGGCCTGGACGCGGACGTCGTCCTCGGCATTCCGCGCGGTGCGCTGCCGGTCGCTCGGCCGGTCGCGGACGCGCTGGACGCGGACCTCGACGTCGTCGTCGCGCGCAAGATGGGTGCGCCCCGGAATCCCGAACTCGCACTGGGAGCGGTGGCCAGCGACGGAAGCGTCTGGTACAACGACGACCTGATCGATCGATTGGGAGTCTCCGAGGAGTACGTAGAGGAGGTTCGCGCCGAAGAAGCCGAGAACGCGCGTCGGAAAGCGGATCGCTATCGTGAGTCGGAGGGACGACCCGAGTTACGGGGAAAACGGGTCGTGGTCGTCGACGACGGCGTGGCCACGGGCGCGACCGCGACGGCCTGCCTCCGGCAGATTCGACAAACCGATGCGGAGTGGGTCGCGCTGGCCGTCCCGGTGGGTTCGCCCCGGTCCGTCGACGACCTCGAGCGAGAGGCGGACGAGGTGATCGCCGTGGAGACGCCCGGGGATTTCCGCGCAGTGGGACAGTACTACCGGAATTTCGGCCAGGTGACCGACGAAGCGGCGATCGAGTATCTCCGGAGCGCCTCGGACCGTGATGCCTGA
- a CDS encoding pyridoxal-phosphate-dependent aminotransferase family protein: MTDDRLRMTPGPTEVPVDVRERMAEPTPNPDVEPEFFAFYRALTEKLEAVYGDDDVVVLGGEGILGLEAAVASLVESGDRVLCISNGLYGEGFADFVRMSGGDAVVCESPWREPLDLAAIESHLEDGAYDVATMVHCETPTGVLNDLEPVLDLCDGHDVITVVDAVSSLGGTPVPTDRIDVTLGASQKCFSAPPGLTVCSISDRAWEKIESFETESLYTDLEPWRDAAADEWFPYTHLSSNLYGLDAATDLLLEEGLERVFERHEEAATRCRERAADLGLSLYPDGAQSSPTVTALEIPGRAVAVQQRLADHHDIVLATGLGDLAEDVLRVGHMGHNARIDRVDRTMDALATVLEEDE, translated from the coding sequence ATGACCGACGACAGACTTCGGATGACGCCCGGGCCGACCGAGGTGCCGGTCGACGTCCGCGAGCGGATGGCCGAGCCCACGCCGAACCCCGACGTCGAACCCGAGTTTTTCGCGTTCTACCGCGCCTTGACCGAGAAACTCGAGGCGGTCTACGGGGACGACGACGTCGTCGTCCTCGGCGGCGAGGGAATCCTCGGTCTCGAGGCCGCGGTCGCGTCGCTGGTCGAGTCGGGTGATCGAGTGCTGTGTATTTCGAACGGCCTCTACGGGGAGGGATTCGCCGATTTCGTCCGGATGTCCGGCGGCGACGCGGTCGTCTGCGAGTCGCCGTGGCGGGAGCCGCTCGATCTCGCCGCGATCGAGTCCCACCTCGAGGACGGTGCGTACGACGTCGCGACGATGGTCCACTGCGAAACGCCGACCGGCGTGCTGAACGACCTCGAGCCGGTCCTCGACCTGTGCGACGGCCACGACGTCATCACCGTCGTCGACGCGGTCTCCTCGCTCGGCGGGACGCCGGTACCCACTGACCGAATCGACGTCACCCTCGGCGCCTCACAGAAGTGTTTCAGCGCGCCGCCGGGATTGACCGTCTGTTCGATCAGCGACCGCGCCTGGGAGAAAATCGAGTCCTTCGAAACGGAGAGCCTGTACACCGACCTCGAGCCGTGGCGCGACGCCGCCGCCGACGAGTGGTTCCCGTACACGCATCTGTCGTCGAACCTCTACGGACTCGACGCGGCGACCGACCTGCTGCTCGAGGAGGGCCTCGAGCGCGTCTTCGAGCGCCACGAGGAAGCCGCGACGCGCTGTCGGGAGCGAGCCGCCGACCTCGGGCTGTCGCTGTACCCCGATGGAGCGCAATCGTCTCCGACCGTGACCGCACTCGAGATACCCGGACGGGCAGTGGCGGTCCAACAGCGGCTCGCGGACCACCACGACATCGTTCTCGCGACCGGGCTCGGCGACCTCGCCGAAGACGTCCTCAGAGTCGGCCACATGGGCCACAACGCGCGTATCGATCGCGTCGACCGGACGATGGACGCGCTCGCAACCGTACTCGAGGAGGACGAGTAA
- a CDS encoding bacterio-opsin activator domain-containing protein produces the protein MASARTLDDARILVAEPPERDSVALSSALDDDVYDVIAVSTADAALESIASPPVDCLLTAQSFPNSESNGLDLLEAVRERDPDLPVVLAPTDGDESLASDSIAAGVTAYVPRDGTEDETIDDCRTAVERALSRGRTRRHRRTRARQFEAIFEDPETYSWILEPDGVVRRANEPALAATDASASDVLGRPFQDLPLWQRTADCPEAIRETIERAATGAVAHRELTQVHTDGGGVTDPDRAESSSESERREPVRTLEMTVRPVRDESGAVDSLLARATDVTERARLERDLRESEELHRVTLNNMTDTVLITDDDGEFTYVCPNVHFIFGYSDDEIHDMGSIDELLGPDLFDRADLESAGVLTNIECTATDRAGREHTLLVNVREVSIQGGTTLYSCRDITKRKRREEALTALHRTARQLLYAETDREIADVVVADATDVLDLEASAAYLFDTDENVLRPVASSTGMERLHGPVHDHRATDDSIPGRVFVDGQSRFFADVHDSPSLSNPGTDLRSAAYVPLGDHGVFVAGSATSGTFDEVSRELTDLLAATAEAALDRVERERTLRERDRELERRNHQLTRLNGINEIIRELDQALVRAETREEIERAVCDRLTTADRFSFAWIGTVDAHGDGGRLEVRTHGGSTDGREYLDGVSRSLADASEPAVRTAVDREETVVPNVAEGLRDEPWRSQALAREYQSVVSVPLSYDEFTYGVLTVYADQPEAFDDMIRAVLAELGETIAAAIVAVERKHALLSDASTRLEFEVADDAFFLTRLARQTDCVLSFDGGIRQREDGASVIVTVDGARPDAVAAAAEKFVTVDGARVISSDGSADDGGAARGGDGGTEHGGESEAGDGVGGAILVDLSRPVFALQLADHGVVVRSVEATPQSTRVVVDVPRSVDARESASVVSTVFSEVELRSKETVERTTPRDFRSDLRERLTDRQLEVVRLAYYGGYFESPREQSGEEIADTLGISPAAFYRHVRSVQRKLFTVVFDEIGLPANSAPQVE, from the coding sequence ATGGCTTCCGCACGGACGCTCGACGACGCTCGAATCCTCGTGGCCGAACCACCTGAGAGGGATTCAGTGGCCCTCTCGAGCGCGCTCGATGACGACGTGTACGACGTGATCGCGGTTTCGACCGCTGACGCGGCGCTCGAGTCCATCGCGTCTCCCCCCGTCGACTGTCTCCTGACCGCGCAATCGTTCCCGAATTCGGAATCGAACGGTCTCGACCTCCTCGAGGCGGTCCGCGAGCGTGATCCCGACCTCCCGGTCGTCCTCGCCCCGACCGATGGCGACGAGTCGCTGGCCAGCGACTCGATCGCCGCGGGCGTCACCGCGTACGTCCCACGCGACGGGACCGAAGACGAGACGATCGACGACTGTCGGACGGCGGTCGAACGGGCGCTCTCGAGGGGACGGACGCGGCGGCACCGACGAACCCGCGCTCGCCAGTTCGAAGCGATCTTCGAGGACCCGGAGACGTACTCGTGGATACTCGAGCCGGACGGCGTCGTGCGACGGGCCAACGAGCCCGCACTCGCGGCGACCGACGCGAGCGCGAGCGACGTTCTCGGCCGGCCGTTCCAGGACCTTCCCCTGTGGCAGCGGACCGCCGATTGCCCCGAAGCAATTCGAGAGACGATCGAGCGGGCAGCGACCGGCGCGGTCGCCCATCGGGAACTGACCCAGGTCCACACCGATGGGGGCGGCGTGACCGACCCGGATCGGGCCGAATCCTCGAGCGAGTCCGAGCGGCGGGAGCCGGTTCGCACGCTCGAGATGACCGTTCGGCCGGTCCGAGACGAGTCGGGCGCGGTCGACTCGCTGCTCGCGCGGGCGACCGACGTCACCGAACGCGCCCGCCTCGAGCGGGACCTCCGCGAGTCCGAAGAGCTCCACCGGGTGACGCTCAACAACATGACGGATACCGTCCTCATCACCGACGACGACGGTGAATTCACCTACGTCTGTCCCAACGTCCACTTCATCTTCGGGTACTCCGACGACGAGATCCACGACATGGGCTCGATCGACGAACTGCTCGGCCCGGACCTCTTCGACCGCGCCGACCTCGAGTCGGCCGGCGTGTTGACGAACATCGAGTGTACGGCGACCGACAGAGCGGGCCGCGAACACACCCTGCTGGTCAACGTTCGCGAGGTTTCGATCCAGGGCGGGACGACCCTCTACAGCTGTCGCGATATCACGAAGCGAAAGCGCCGCGAGGAGGCGTTGACGGCGCTCCACCGGACCGCCCGCCAGCTCCTGTACGCCGAGACCGACCGCGAGATCGCCGACGTCGTCGTCGCGGACGCGACGGACGTACTGGATCTGGAAGCCAGCGCCGCGTACCTGTTCGACACGGACGAAAACGTGTTACGGCCGGTCGCGTCATCGACGGGGATGGAGCGGTTGCACGGGCCGGTTCACGATCATCGGGCGACGGACGACAGCATCCCCGGTCGCGTCTTCGTCGACGGACAGAGTCGCTTCTTCGCGGACGTCCACGACTCCCCGTCGCTTTCGAATCCCGGGACGGATCTGCGGAGCGCGGCGTACGTGCCGCTCGGAGACCACGGCGTCTTCGTCGCGGGATCGGCGACGTCGGGAACGTTCGACGAGGTCTCGCGCGAACTGACGGACCTGCTGGCGGCGACCGCGGAGGCGGCGCTCGATCGGGTCGAGCGGGAGCGGACCCTGCGGGAGCGCGACCGCGAACTCGAGCGCCGGAACCATCAGCTCACCCGCCTCAACGGGATCAACGAGATAATCAGGGAACTCGACCAGGCCCTGGTCAGGGCGGAGACGCGCGAGGAGATCGAACGCGCCGTCTGCGACAGACTCACGACCGCCGATCGCTTCTCGTTCGCCTGGATCGGGACCGTCGACGCCCACGGCGACGGCGGCCGCCTCGAGGTGCGCACGCACGGGGGGTCGACGGACGGACGGGAGTACCTCGACGGCGTGTCGCGCTCGCTCGCGGACGCGAGCGAACCCGCCGTCAGGACGGCGGTCGATCGGGAGGAAACCGTCGTTCCGAACGTCGCGGAAGGGCTACGCGACGAACCGTGGCGGTCGCAGGCGCTGGCCCGCGAGTATCAATCCGTCGTGAGCGTCCCCCTGTCCTACGACGAGTTCACCTACGGCGTTCTGACGGTCTATGCGGACCAGCCGGAGGCGTTCGACGACATGATCCGTGCCGTCCTCGCGGAACTCGGCGAGACGATCGCCGCCGCGATCGTCGCGGTCGAGCGAAAGCACGCACTGCTGTCGGACGCGAGCACGCGACTCGAGTTCGAGGTAGCCGACGACGCGTTCTTCCTTACGCGGCTCGCCCGACAGACCGACTGCGTCCTCTCGTTCGACGGGGGCATTCGCCAGCGCGAAGACGGCGCGTCGGTGATCGTCACCGTCGACGGAGCGCGGCCCGACGCCGTCGCCGCCGCGGCCGAGAAATTCGTCACCGTCGACGGCGCACGGGTTATCAGCTCCGACGGGAGTGCTGACGACGGCGGGGCCGCACGCGGTGGCGACGGCGGGACCGAACACGGAGGCGAAAGCGAGGCGGGAGACGGCGTCGGGGGCGCGATCCTCGTCGACCTCTCGCGGCCGGTGTTCGCCTTGCAGCTCGCGGACCACGGCGTCGTCGTCCGGAGCGTCGAGGCGACGCCCCAGAGCACGCGGGTCGTCGTCGACGTTCCTCGATCCGTCGATGCGCGAGAGAGCGCGTCCGTCGTCTCGACGGTGTTTTCGGAGGTCGAACTCCGATCGAAGGAGACCGTCGAGCGGACGACGCCGCGGGATTTCCGATCGGACTTACGGGAACGGCTCACCGACCGCCAACTCGAGGTGGTTCGGCTCGCGTACTACGGCGGGTACTTCGAATCCCCGCGCGAACAGTCGGGCGAGGAAATCGCCGACACCCTCGGCATTTCGCCCGCTGCGTTCTACCGCCACGTCAGGAGCGTTCAGCGGAAGCTCTTCACCGTCGTCTTCGACGAGATCGGACTACCGGCAAATTCTGCGCCACAGGTTGAATAG
- a CDS encoding CobW family GTP-binding protein, producing the protein MATDTAENIPVTILSGSLGAGKTTLLNHLLSNAGDRKLAVLVNDMGAVNVDAELVAEGSELELEGGVAELSNGCICCELQDDLETAVVRLARDRSFDHLVVESSGISEPAPVARLFTTESRVAARYDVDTLVTVLDTPAFLEAFAGDETPQRRGEEGDRPLSDLLVEQVEVSNVVLLNKADLCSEAELAEAEELVRALQPDAKTIPTTFSAVDPDRLLGADLFNSKRVNDLPGWKRALAAADADGGHGGGDHDGTPPQRGESTDRHDHEKTDGRDEGNGDDHHSHHGHHHPDEVYGVSSFVYRRRRPFHPERFAAFLESLPSAIVRAKGTAWIADNEMRVSIAQAGPSIRATAQGPWIASLPEVERDLYRSNRPDLEWHDDHGDRRTELVFIGTDYDESALRTDLENALVTDDEWRVDAGLEGRFPDEQGAEVVVREP; encoded by the coding sequence ATGGCTACGGACACGGCCGAGAACATTCCTGTCACGATCCTCTCCGGGAGTCTGGGGGCGGGCAAGACGACGCTCCTCAATCACCTGCTGTCGAACGCGGGCGATCGGAAGCTCGCGGTCCTCGTCAACGACATGGGGGCGGTCAACGTCGACGCCGAACTCGTCGCCGAGGGCTCCGAACTCGAACTCGAGGGGGGCGTCGCCGAGTTATCGAACGGCTGTATCTGCTGTGAACTCCAGGACGACCTCGAGACCGCCGTCGTCAGACTGGCCCGGGACCGATCGTTCGACCACCTCGTCGTCGAATCGTCGGGGATCTCGGAACCGGCACCAGTCGCGCGGCTGTTCACGACCGAGTCACGCGTCGCCGCACGCTACGACGTCGACACGCTCGTCACCGTCCTCGACACGCCCGCCTTTCTCGAGGCGTTCGCCGGCGACGAAACGCCACAGCGTCGAGGCGAGGAGGGCGACCGGCCGCTGTCGGACTTGCTCGTCGAGCAGGTCGAGGTCTCGAACGTCGTGCTCCTCAACAAAGCCGACCTGTGCAGCGAGGCGGAGCTCGCGGAGGCCGAGGAGCTCGTCCGAGCCCTCCAGCCGGACGCGAAGACGATCCCCACGACGTTCTCGGCTGTCGATCCCGACCGACTGCTCGGTGCGGACCTGTTCAACTCAAAGCGGGTGAACGACCTCCCCGGCTGGAAGCGGGCGCTGGCGGCGGCCGACGCGGATGGCGGACACGGTGGCGGTGACCACGACGGGACTCCCCCGCAGCGTGGCGAGAGCACCGACCGTCACGACCACGAGAAAACCGATGGCCGCGACGAGGGCAACGGGGACGACCACCACAGTCACCACGGTCACCACCATCCTGACGAGGTCTACGGCGTGTCGTCCTTCGTCTACCGCCGCAGGCGTCCCTTCCACCCCGAGCGATTCGCCGCGTTCCTCGAGTCGCTGCCCTCTGCGATCGTCCGCGCGAAGGGGACCGCCTGGATCGCCGACAACGAGATGCGGGTGTCGATCGCCCAGGCCGGGCCGTCGATAAGGGCCACCGCACAGGGCCCCTGGATCGCCAGCCTCCCCGAGGTCGAGCGCGACCTCTACCGATCGAACCGCCCCGACCTCGAGTGGCACGACGACCACGGCGATCGCCGGACGGAACTCGTCTTCATCGGCACGGACTACGACGAATCGGCGCTCCGGACGGACCTGGAGAACGCGCTCGTCACCGACGACGAGTGGCGTGTCGACGCGGGTCTCGAGGGGCGCTTCCCCGACGAACAGGGTGCGGAAGTCGTCGTCCGCGAGCCCTGA
- a CDS encoding carbon starvation CstA family protein has protein sequence MTQVIWIIAAVLVTFTAGYVGYSRYLTRFVELDEDAETPAHKYEDGQEYVPSKKPVLLGHHYSSIAGGAPIVGPITAGAIWGWVPALLWIAIGNPLMGAVHDFVSLSGSLRHEGKSIGYMIGEYVGESGKKMLLWFAFITIILVVAVFALVVGIVFNAYPEVVTASFIYILLALAFGAYLYQFNGPFVPGTIAFVAGVFAAVWVGVNFPLALFQPTAERTADLSVIVLFGGEGTWVPGAGALGANTAAWIPIVMVYAAIASALPVWVLLQPRDYLSSFLLYAGVGGAIVAIIVGTILGTSSEPLVIDSSIGAFEGFWGVEAAGYAPLFPLLFITIACGTISGFHSLVSSGTTAKQLNNETDARLIGYGGMLGEGLLAAVALSTLAVWGFADPAGGIGAALPNFASGGGLILTSLGVPETVGAVFMALVLVSFLLTSTDTAVRLGRYMMEEIVGTPAGRTDTGLNTDIRSIARGRYTNPIVQVVPAYILVVSGQWVVLWQLFGGANQLLAALALLTATVWLANWDDSKQLISTGVPMAIMVTITTLGLLILVFYENLYLNLLQGGATSLEGQFSAVVQIVLGLVLIGLALALVRLGYRNISQVRREPGPAAAEPGDD, from the coding sequence ATGACACAGGTTATTTGGATCATCGCGGCAGTACTGGTGACGTTTACCGCTGGATACGTGGGGTACTCGAGATACCTGACACGGTTCGTCGAACTCGACGAGGACGCGGAAACACCGGCACACAAATACGAGGACGGACAGGAGTACGTCCCCTCGAAAAAACCGGTCCTGTTGGGCCATCACTACTCGAGTATCGCGGGTGGTGCGCCGATCGTCGGACCGATCACGGCGGGTGCCATCTGGGGATGGGTGCCCGCGTTGCTGTGGATCGCAATCGGGAATCCGCTGATGGGTGCCGTTCACGACTTCGTCTCGCTCTCCGGAAGCCTCCGTCACGAGGGGAAGTCGATCGGCTACATGATCGGCGAGTACGTTGGCGAGAGCGGCAAGAAAATGTTGCTCTGGTTCGCGTTCATAACGATCATCCTCGTCGTCGCGGTGTTCGCACTTGTCGTCGGGATCGTCTTCAACGCGTATCCGGAGGTGGTGACGGCGTCGTTCATCTACATTTTGCTGGCACTCGCCTTCGGGGCCTACCTGTACCAGTTCAACGGCCCGTTCGTCCCCGGGACGATAGCGTTCGTCGCGGGCGTGTTCGCGGCCGTCTGGGTCGGAGTTAATTTCCCGCTCGCACTGTTCCAGCCGACCGCCGAACGCACGGCGGACCTCTCGGTGATCGTTCTCTTCGGCGGAGAAGGGACGTGGGTGCCCGGTGCGGGCGCGCTCGGCGCGAACACCGCGGCCTGGATCCCGATCGTGATGGTCTACGCCGCGATCGCCAGCGCCCTCCCGGTGTGGGTGTTGCTCCAGCCGCGTGACTACCTATCATCGTTCCTGCTGTACGCAGGTGTCGGTGGTGCGATCGTCGCGATAATCGTCGGAACGATCCTCGGGACCTCGTCCGAACCGCTCGTCATCGACAGCTCTATCGGCGCGTTCGAAGGGTTCTGGGGCGTCGAGGCGGCCGGGTACGCACCACTGTTCCCGCTGCTTTTCATCACGATCGCCTGCGGGACGATCAGCGGGTTCCACTCGCTGGTTTCCTCGGGGACGACTGCCAAACAACTCAACAACGAAACCGACGCTCGGCTGATCGGTTACGGCGGGATGCTCGGCGAGGGGCTGCTCGCCGCGGTCGCGCTTTCGACGCTCGCCGTGTGGGGCTTTGCCGACCCGGCAGGCGGGATCGGCGCCGCGCTCCCGAACTTCGCGTCCGGCGGTGGGCTCATTCTCACCAGTCTCGGGGTGCCGGAAACGGTTGGCGCCGTGTTCATGGCGCTCGTCCTCGTGAGCTTCCTGCTCACGTCGACCGACACGGCCGTCCGTCTCGGCCGCTACATGATGGAAGAGATCGTCGGGACGCCCGCCGGCCGGACCGATACCGGCCTGAACACGGATATCCGCTCCATCGCGCGCGGTCGATACACGAACCCGATCGTGCAAGTCGTCCCCGCGTACATACTCGTCGTCTCCGGCCAGTGGGTCGTCCTCTGGCAGCTCTTCGGCGGCGCCAACCAGTTGCTCGCTGCGCTCGCGCTGCTGACCGCGACCGTCTGGCTCGCCAACTGGGACGACAGCAAACAGCTCATCTCGACCGGCGTCCCGATGGCGATCATGGTCACGATCACCACCCTCGGTCTGCTGATCCTGGTCTTCTACGAGAACCTCTATCTGAACCTGCTGCAGGGCGGGGCGACGTCGCTCGAGGGACAGTTCTCGGCGGTCGTGCAGATTGTCCTCGGGCTGGTGTTGATCGGCCTCGCGCTCGCACTCGTCAGACTCGGGTACAGAAACATTAGTCAGGTCCGTCGGGAACCCGGACCGGCAGCGGCCGAACCGGGCGACGACTGA
- a CDS encoding class I SAM-dependent methyltransferase — protein MANCDSRRGVGDEMTGHPAFAALYDRLMPDRFLFGPHREYLAADLSGRVLDLGAGTGVMIPYLADAADADLEYHAVEPDPNMRRRAAQKAAQTDMSVDLRGARGESLPYADESFDVVISGLVFCTIDDPDAALDEVARVLRPGGELRFLEHVRNDGWRAWAQDRINPIWARAAAGCQLNRETVERFVGHDGFDVLEIERLEVGLFPATPILRGRLQRRSDRGSSSNGSR, from the coding sequence ATGGCGAACTGCGATTCACGCCGCGGCGTCGGCGACGAGATGACGGGCCATCCGGCGTTCGCCGCGCTGTACGACCGGCTCATGCCCGACCGATTCCTGTTCGGTCCCCACCGGGAGTACCTCGCGGCCGACCTCTCGGGACGCGTCCTCGATCTGGGCGCGGGAACCGGCGTGATGATTCCGTACCTCGCCGACGCCGCGGACGCAGATCTCGAGTATCACGCGGTCGAACCGGACCCGAACATGCGGCGCCGGGCCGCCCAAAAGGCGGCACAAACGGACATGTCGGTCGATCTCCGTGGTGCCCGCGGCGAATCGCTCCCCTACGCCGACGAGAGCTTCGACGTCGTCATCTCGGGGCTCGTGTTCTGTACGATCGACGATCCCGACGCCGCACTCGACGAGGTTGCCCGCGTCCTGCGGCCCGGCGGCGAACTTCGGTTTCTCGAGCACGTCCGGAACGATGGCTGGCGCGCGTGGGCCCAGGACCGCATCAATCCGATCTGGGCGCGTGCGGCCGCCGGCTGCCAGTTGAACCGCGAGACGGTCGAACGGTTCGTCGGGCACGACGGATTCGACGTCCTCGAAATCGAGCGCCTCGAGGTCGGACTGTTCCCGGCGACGCCGATCCTCCGCGGACGACTGCAGCGCCGATCCGATAGGGGCTCGTCGAGCAACGGTAGTCGGTGA
- a CDS encoding rubrerythrin-like domain-containing protein, whose translation MKDIELDPEAESTYECFNCGTVVRAAAPNACPDCGAEMRNRHTPIE comes from the coding sequence ATGAAAGATATCGAACTCGATCCCGAGGCGGAATCGACCTACGAGTGCTTCAACTGCGGTACCGTCGTGCGTGCAGCCGCGCCGAACGCCTGCCCCGACTGCGGCGCGGAGATGCGCAACCGTCACACACCGATCGAGTAA
- a CDS encoding ArsA family ATPase, with the protein MEPFVFFGGKGGVGKTTVSCAYALRCARDGHRTLVVSTDPAHSVTDVFDQEFDDSPRPVAGVEGLDAMQIDPDDEVTRHLNEIRQDLSEQVSAAMVNEINRQLEMAHGTPGAYESALFDRFVDVMRSADPYDRVVFDTSPTGSTLRLLGLPELLEGWIDRLMHKRRTSIDLFEKAAVGANEPRRVMEGDPVLARLQERKEFFEFAGSALDDDAAFFLVLNPDELSLNETRRAIADLAEKDLAVRGLVANKLTPSPDADENGRGARYLRERVATERERLETIRSEFDPPLVAEIGWRSSEVKGDLLEDVADELDIETAVEPPTHV; encoded by the coding sequence ATGGAACCGTTCGTCTTCTTCGGCGGGAAAGGCGGCGTCGGGAAAACGACCGTCTCGTGTGCGTACGCGCTCCGATGTGCGCGCGACGGGCATCGAACGCTGGTGGTCTCGACCGACCCGGCCCACTCGGTTACCGACGTGTTCGACCAGGAGTTCGACGATTCCCCGCGACCGGTCGCGGGAGTAGAGGGGCTCGACGCGATGCAGATCGACCCCGACGACGAGGTGACGCGACACTTGAACGAAATCCGTCAGGATCTCTCTGAGCAGGTTTCGGCGGCGATGGTCAACGAGATCAACCGGCAACTGGAGATGGCGCACGGGACCCCCGGCGCCTACGAGTCGGCGTTGTTCGATCGGTTCGTCGACGTGATGCGCAGCGCCGATCCGTACGACCGCGTCGTCTTCGATACGTCGCCGACGGGGAGCACCCTCCGACTCCTCGGGCTGCCGGAACTGCTCGAAGGGTGGATCGATCGGTTGATGCACAAACGGCGGACGAGCATCGACCTCTTCGAGAAGGCCGCCGTCGGCGCCAACGAGCCGCGGCGCGTGATGGAGGGCGATCCCGTCCTCGCGCGCCTCCAGGAGCGCAAGGAGTTCTTCGAGTTCGCCGGGTCGGCGCTCGACGACGACGCCGCGTTCTTCCTCGTCTTGAATCCCGACGAACTGTCGCTGAACGAGACCCGACGCGCCATCGCCGACCTCGCGGAGAAGGACCTCGCGGTCCGCGGGCTCGTCGCGAACAAACTCACGCCGTCGCCCGACGCCGACGAGAACGGCCGCGGCGCACGGTACCTTCGCGAGCGCGTGGCGACGGAGCGGGAGCGACTCGAGACGATCCGATCCGAGTTCGACCCCCCGCTGGTCGCCGAAATCGGCTGGCGGAGCTCGGAGGTCAAAGGCGACCTGCTCGAGGACGTCGCCGACGAACTCGACATCGAAACGGCCGTCGAGCCGCCGACGCACGTTTGA